The Anguilla anguilla isolate fAngAng1 chromosome 4, fAngAng1.pri, whole genome shotgun sequence genome has a window encoding:
- the arhgap29a gene encoding rho GTPase-activating protein 29 isoform X3 encodes MRDCKQCRSISCGTVTRRQETAAEGVNFKEVKEENKQNLFGDIYASIDTLAFTFGNVVSDFLMGDVDSGSALGLLESRRSRSFENLSVESGACVPEKDDLAGPPPPTARAEEVDEALLTSDSGVESALLYAKAWSKYTKDVLAWVEKRLSLDIECAKGFAKMAESAKTLASQQDNMPFREIYISAFKNDIEYSQVLLQTASALQSNKFIQPLLARKNELDKRRKEIKDQWQREQKKMQEAESALRKARLLQAQRREEYDKARFSTSRAEEEQLAGGGKQLEKRRRLEEEALQKAEEANDHCKACVADVGVKRIELANGKSEILTQIRELVFQCDLTLKAVTVNWFQMQQAQVVSLPVNHQSLCENAKLYEPGQQYLEFVKNLPKDTSRMDSFSFDGPQNSVLPFTKRSMSSSSHGNLSQMSVTSGDFQSADEVESPVHTRPGKMEERRSHSTTDIQALRTQGPFRTWASGSQGGGMCSDSESAGGSSESRSMDSPTASPGDFKRRLPRTPSTGTMSSADDLDDREPSDNGLSEMVTETASSPGPFRNAQMSKAAQTHKLRKLRAPSKCRECDSLVVFHGAECEECSLACHKKCLETLAIQCGHKKLQGRLHLFGIDFTQATKNNPDGIPFIIKKCTSEIENRALNIKGIYRVNGAKSRVEKLCQAFENGKDLVELSDLYPHDISNVLKLYLRQLPEPLILFRYYNDFIGLAKECQSIIVEQAEENSQTSVELNRVIFKIRDLLRQLPRAHYKTLQFLIGHLFRVTEKADENKMTASNLGIIFGPTLIKPRQTDAEVSLSSLVDYPYQALIVELLIRYYEKMFDVPLSPVSISPSARESSPLPSKVAEVRLTPREKEQQLSRHSMSLVDIKEQSSKVYKRHSSVIPSTHLLDEVKEVKPMPDGLEFAPAVDANSEKHNGLSSKGLSEVQRSNFVFSKSNHSTPKVQLRSPRDKLISRPISMPVDRLLNPAQVNERNSRNAMETERSPAIQEVAEPVKPSSRVSTYRNTYIDTQSLRRTWDKQYKHYDFTPRTAMIMANIPSNGGSGSTGTLSASLPASSTSSTTSTILANKPYIAAVRPGRTSKKDEHSGESDPPASRVFRASRTLQPPPGTFYKPPQSVRTKQPEEPGAQTGGEAAAGAEQTAAAGEEPIDASPVAPPQPQSAGSSPEELSQSEAKPVYQRLRPRRLQEYEHREAHFV; translated from the exons TCGTTTGAGAACCTCTCGGTGGAGTCCGGAGCATGCGTTCCGGAGAAAGATGACCTGGCAG GGCCCCCGCCGCCGACGGCCCGCGCCGAGGAGGTGGACGAGGCGCTGCTGACGAGCGACAGCGGCGTGGAGTCGGCCCTGCTCTACGCCAAGGCCTGGTCCAAGTACACCAAAGACGTCCTGGCCTGGGTGGAGAAGAGGCTGAGCCTGG ATATTGAATGTGCGAAAGGCTTTGCTAAAATGGCCGAATCTGCAAAGACGCTTGCAAGTCAACAg GACAACATGCCATTCCGGGAAATTTATATATCCGCTTTTAAGAACGACATCGAGTACAGTCAAGTTCTGCTTCAGACTGCGTCGGCCCTTCAGTCCAACAAATTCATTCAG CCCCTGTTGGCTCGCAAGAATGAGCTCGATAAACGCAGGAAAGAAATCAAAGACCAGTGGCAGAGGGAGCAGAAGAAAATG caggaggcagagagcGCTCTGAGGAAGGCCCGGCTCCTGCAGGCGCAGAGGCGGGAGGAGTACGACAAGGCCCGCTTCTCCACCAGCCGGGCcgaggaggagcagctggccGGAGGAGGCAAGCAgctggagaagaggaggaggctcGAGGAGGAGGCGCTGCAAAAG GCAGAAGAGGCTAACGACCACTGCAAAGCCTGCGTAGCCGACGTCGGGGTGAAGAGGATCGAGCTAGCCAACGGCAAAAGCGAAATCCTGACGCAGATTCGCGAGCTGGTGTTCCAGTGCGACCTGACTCTGAAAGCG GTGACGGTCAACTGGTTCCAGATGCAGCAGGCCCAGGTGGTCTCCCTCCCGGTCAATCACCAGTCCCTCTGCGAGAACGCCAAGCTGTACGAGCCGGGCCAGCAGTATTTGGAGTTCGTCAAGAACCTGCCCAAAGACACGAGCCGAATGGACTCTTTCTCTTTCGACGGCCCCCAGAACTCTGT GTTGCCCTTCACTAAGCGATCAATGAGCAGCTCCTCCCATGGGAATCTGTCTCAGATGTCAGTCACCTCTGGCGATTTCCAGAGCGCCGATGAGGTCGAGAGTCCGGTTCACACACGCCCGGGAAAGATGGAGGAAAGGCGGTCCCACAGCACCACGGACATCCAAG CGCTGAGGACCCAGGGGCCGTTCCGGACCTGGGCCTCGGGCAGCCAGGGAGGGGGGATGTGCAGCGACTCAGAGAGCGCGGGGGGCAGCAGTGAATCCCGATCCATGGACTCCCCTACCGCCAGCCCAG GTGACTTTAAAAGAAGGCTTCCCAGGACCCCCTCCACAGGCACCATGTCCTCCGCCGACGACCTGGACGACAGAGAGCCTTCAGACAACG GCCTGAGTGAAATGGTGACGGAGACGGCCAGTTCCCCCGGACCCTTCCGGAATGCGCAGATGTCCAAGGCCGCGCAGACCCACAAGCTGCGGAAACTACGCGCCCCCTCCAAGTGCCGGGAGTGCGACAGCCTGGTGGTGTTCCACGGAGCAGAGTGCGAGGAG TGTTCTCTGGCCTGCCATAAGAAGTGTCTTGAAACACTGGCGATCCAGTGTGGCCACAAGAAACTGCAGGGAAGGCTGCATCTTTTTGGAATTGATTTCACCCAAGCGACCAAAAACAACCCTGATGGAATTCCATTCATTATCAAAAAGTGCACCTCTGAGATTGAAAACCGGGCTTTAAATATCAAG GGTATCTACCGAGTAAATGGAGCAAAATCTCGAGTAGAGAAGCTTTGCCAAGCGTTCGAAAATGGCAAGGATTTGGTGGAACTGTCTGACCTTTACCCTCACGATATCAGCAACGTCCTCAAGCTTTACCTCCGCCAG CTCCCAGAGCCCTTGATCTTGTTCCGTTACTACAACGACTTCATCGGCCTGGCGAAAGAGTGCCAGAGCATCATCGTGGAACAGGCGGAGGAGAATTCGCAAACGAGCGTCGAACTCAACCGTGTCATCTTCAAGATCAGGGACCTGCTCCGTCAGCTGCCCCGGGCCCATTACAAAACCCTGCAGTTTCTCATCGGACACCTGTTCAG GGTGACGGAAAAAGCAGACGAGAACAAAATGACGGCCAGCAACCTGGGGATCATTTTCGGGCCGACTCTGATCAAACCCAGGCAGACGGACGCCGAGGTGTCCCTGTCCTCGCTGGTGGACTACCCTTACCAGGCCCTGATCGTGGAGCTGCTGATCCGCTACTACGAGAAGATGTTTGACGTGCCCCTGAGCCCGGTGTCCATCTCCCCCTCGGCCAGGGAGAGCTCCCCTCTGCCCTCCAAAGTCGCCGAGGTCCGGCTGACCCCCCGGGAGAAGGAGCAGCAGCTCAGCCGGCACTCTATGTCTCTGGTCGACATTAAAGAG CAGAGTTCTAAAGTGTATAAAAGGCACTCCTCTGTAATTCCTTCCACTCATTTGCTGGATGAAGTTAAAGAAGTGAAACCAATGCCAGATGGGTTGGAGTTTGCACCCG CTGTGGATGCAAATTCAGAGAAGCACAACGGGCTTTCGTCTAAGGGCCTGTCAGAGGTCCAGAGGTCCAACTTTGTGTTCAGCAAGTCCAATCACAGCACCCCCAAAGTCCAGTTGCGGTCGCCGCGGGACAAGCTAATTTCCCGGCCAATCAGCATGCCCGTGGATCGGCTGCTCAACCCCGCCCAGGTCAACGAGAGGAACTCCAGAAACGCCATGGAGACGGAGAGGAGCCCAGCCATACAGGAGGTGGCTGAACCAGTGAAGCCCAGCTCTAGAGTGAGCACCTACCGCAACACTTACATCGACACCCAGAGCCTTAGGCGAACTTGGGACAAGCAGTACAAGCATTACGACTTCACTCCTAGGACAGCTATGATCATGGCTAACATACCCTCGAACGGCGGGTCTGGCAGTACCGGGACCTTGTCGGCCTCCCTGCCGGCTTCTTCCACCTCTAGCACCACCAGCACCATATTAGCCAACAAGCCGTACATCGCAGCGGTGCGGCCGGGGAGGACGTCGAAAAAAGACGAGCACAGCGGCGAGTCTGACCCCCCCGCGTCCAGGGTCTTCCGAGCCTCTCGGACGTTGCAGCCCCCGCCGGGTACTTTTTACAAGCCCCCGCAGAGCGTCAGAACGAAGCAGCCAGAGGAGCCGGGGGCGCAGACCGGCGGCGAAGCAGCAGCCGGCGCGGAGCAGACGGCTGCGGCGGGGGAGGAGCCCATAGACGCGTCCCCCGTCGCCCCCCCGCAGCCTCAGTCTGCCGGCTCCAGCCCCGAAGAGCTCAGCCAAAGCGAAGCCAAGCCAGTGTACCAGAGACTCCGCCCACGGCGCCTGCAGGAATACGAACACAGGGAAGCACATTTTGTGTGA
- the arhgap29a gene encoding rho GTPase-activating protein 29 isoform X4, with amino-acid sequence MGDVDSGSALGLLESRRSRSFENLSVESGACVPEKDDLAGPPPPTARAEEVDEALLTSDSGVESALLYAKAWSKYTKDVLAWVEKRLSLDIECAKGFAKMAESAKTLASQQDNMPFREIYISAFKNDIEYSQVLLQTASALQSNKFIQPLLARKNELDKRRKEIKDQWQREQKKMQEAESALRKARLLQAQRREEYDKARFSTSRAEEEQLAGGGKQLEKRRRLEEEALQKAEEANDHCKACVADVGVKRIELANGKSEILTQIRELVFQCDLTLKAVTVNWFQMQQAQVVSLPVNHQSLCENAKLYEPGQQYLEFVKNLPKDTSRMDSFSFDGPQNSVLPFTKRSMSSSSHGNLSQMSVTSGDFQSADEVESPVHTRPGKMEERRSHSTTDIQALRTQGPFRTWASGSQGGGMCSDSESAGGSSESRSMDSPTASPGDFKRRLPRTPSTGTMSSADDLDDREPSDNGLSEMVTETASSPGPFRNAQMSKAAQTHKLRKLRAPSKCRECDSLVVFHGAECEECSLACHKKCLETLAIQCGHKKLQGRLHLFGIDFTQATKNNPDGIPFIIKKCTSEIENRALNIKGIYRVNGAKSRVEKLCQAFENGKDLVELSDLYPHDISNVLKLYLRQLPEPLILFRYYNDFIGLAKECQSIIVEQAEENSQTSVELNRVIFKIRDLLRQLPRAHYKTLQFLIGHLFRVTEKADENKMTASNLGIIFGPTLIKPRQTDAEVSLSSLVDYPYQALIVELLIRYYEKMFDVPLSPVSISPSARESSPLPSKVAEVRLTPREKEQQLSRHSMSLVDIKEQSSKVYKRHSSVIPSTHLLDEVKEVKPMPDGLEFAPAVDANSEKHNGLSSKGLSEVQRSNFVFSKSNHSTPKVQLRSPRDKLISRPISMPVDRLLNPAQVNERNSRNAMETERSPAIQEVAEPVKPSSRVSTYRNTYIDTQSLRRTWDKQYKHYDFTPRTAMIMANIPSNGGSGSTGTLSASLPASSTSSTTSTILANKPYIAAVRPGRTSKKDEHSGESDPPASRVFRASRTLQPPPGTFYKPPQSVRTKQPEEPGAQTGGEAAAGAEQTAAAGEEPIDASPVAPPQPQSAGSSPEELSQSEAKPVYQRLRPRRLQEYEHREAHFV; translated from the exons TCGTTTGAGAACCTCTCGGTGGAGTCCGGAGCATGCGTTCCGGAGAAAGATGACCTGGCAG GGCCCCCGCCGCCGACGGCCCGCGCCGAGGAGGTGGACGAGGCGCTGCTGACGAGCGACAGCGGCGTGGAGTCGGCCCTGCTCTACGCCAAGGCCTGGTCCAAGTACACCAAAGACGTCCTGGCCTGGGTGGAGAAGAGGCTGAGCCTGG ATATTGAATGTGCGAAAGGCTTTGCTAAAATGGCCGAATCTGCAAAGACGCTTGCAAGTCAACAg GACAACATGCCATTCCGGGAAATTTATATATCCGCTTTTAAGAACGACATCGAGTACAGTCAAGTTCTGCTTCAGACTGCGTCGGCCCTTCAGTCCAACAAATTCATTCAG CCCCTGTTGGCTCGCAAGAATGAGCTCGATAAACGCAGGAAAGAAATCAAAGACCAGTGGCAGAGGGAGCAGAAGAAAATG caggaggcagagagcGCTCTGAGGAAGGCCCGGCTCCTGCAGGCGCAGAGGCGGGAGGAGTACGACAAGGCCCGCTTCTCCACCAGCCGGGCcgaggaggagcagctggccGGAGGAGGCAAGCAgctggagaagaggaggaggctcGAGGAGGAGGCGCTGCAAAAG GCAGAAGAGGCTAACGACCACTGCAAAGCCTGCGTAGCCGACGTCGGGGTGAAGAGGATCGAGCTAGCCAACGGCAAAAGCGAAATCCTGACGCAGATTCGCGAGCTGGTGTTCCAGTGCGACCTGACTCTGAAAGCG GTGACGGTCAACTGGTTCCAGATGCAGCAGGCCCAGGTGGTCTCCCTCCCGGTCAATCACCAGTCCCTCTGCGAGAACGCCAAGCTGTACGAGCCGGGCCAGCAGTATTTGGAGTTCGTCAAGAACCTGCCCAAAGACACGAGCCGAATGGACTCTTTCTCTTTCGACGGCCCCCAGAACTCTGT GTTGCCCTTCACTAAGCGATCAATGAGCAGCTCCTCCCATGGGAATCTGTCTCAGATGTCAGTCACCTCTGGCGATTTCCAGAGCGCCGATGAGGTCGAGAGTCCGGTTCACACACGCCCGGGAAAGATGGAGGAAAGGCGGTCCCACAGCACCACGGACATCCAAG CGCTGAGGACCCAGGGGCCGTTCCGGACCTGGGCCTCGGGCAGCCAGGGAGGGGGGATGTGCAGCGACTCAGAGAGCGCGGGGGGCAGCAGTGAATCCCGATCCATGGACTCCCCTACCGCCAGCCCAG GTGACTTTAAAAGAAGGCTTCCCAGGACCCCCTCCACAGGCACCATGTCCTCCGCCGACGACCTGGACGACAGAGAGCCTTCAGACAACG GCCTGAGTGAAATGGTGACGGAGACGGCCAGTTCCCCCGGACCCTTCCGGAATGCGCAGATGTCCAAGGCCGCGCAGACCCACAAGCTGCGGAAACTACGCGCCCCCTCCAAGTGCCGGGAGTGCGACAGCCTGGTGGTGTTCCACGGAGCAGAGTGCGAGGAG TGTTCTCTGGCCTGCCATAAGAAGTGTCTTGAAACACTGGCGATCCAGTGTGGCCACAAGAAACTGCAGGGAAGGCTGCATCTTTTTGGAATTGATTTCACCCAAGCGACCAAAAACAACCCTGATGGAATTCCATTCATTATCAAAAAGTGCACCTCTGAGATTGAAAACCGGGCTTTAAATATCAAG GGTATCTACCGAGTAAATGGAGCAAAATCTCGAGTAGAGAAGCTTTGCCAAGCGTTCGAAAATGGCAAGGATTTGGTGGAACTGTCTGACCTTTACCCTCACGATATCAGCAACGTCCTCAAGCTTTACCTCCGCCAG CTCCCAGAGCCCTTGATCTTGTTCCGTTACTACAACGACTTCATCGGCCTGGCGAAAGAGTGCCAGAGCATCATCGTGGAACAGGCGGAGGAGAATTCGCAAACGAGCGTCGAACTCAACCGTGTCATCTTCAAGATCAGGGACCTGCTCCGTCAGCTGCCCCGGGCCCATTACAAAACCCTGCAGTTTCTCATCGGACACCTGTTCAG GGTGACGGAAAAAGCAGACGAGAACAAAATGACGGCCAGCAACCTGGGGATCATTTTCGGGCCGACTCTGATCAAACCCAGGCAGACGGACGCCGAGGTGTCCCTGTCCTCGCTGGTGGACTACCCTTACCAGGCCCTGATCGTGGAGCTGCTGATCCGCTACTACGAGAAGATGTTTGACGTGCCCCTGAGCCCGGTGTCCATCTCCCCCTCGGCCAGGGAGAGCTCCCCTCTGCCCTCCAAAGTCGCCGAGGTCCGGCTGACCCCCCGGGAGAAGGAGCAGCAGCTCAGCCGGCACTCTATGTCTCTGGTCGACATTAAAGAG CAGAGTTCTAAAGTGTATAAAAGGCACTCCTCTGTAATTCCTTCCACTCATTTGCTGGATGAAGTTAAAGAAGTGAAACCAATGCCAGATGGGTTGGAGTTTGCACCCG CTGTGGATGCAAATTCAGAGAAGCACAACGGGCTTTCGTCTAAGGGCCTGTCAGAGGTCCAGAGGTCCAACTTTGTGTTCAGCAAGTCCAATCACAGCACCCCCAAAGTCCAGTTGCGGTCGCCGCGGGACAAGCTAATTTCCCGGCCAATCAGCATGCCCGTGGATCGGCTGCTCAACCCCGCCCAGGTCAACGAGAGGAACTCCAGAAACGCCATGGAGACGGAGAGGAGCCCAGCCATACAGGAGGTGGCTGAACCAGTGAAGCCCAGCTCTAGAGTGAGCACCTACCGCAACACTTACATCGACACCCAGAGCCTTAGGCGAACTTGGGACAAGCAGTACAAGCATTACGACTTCACTCCTAGGACAGCTATGATCATGGCTAACATACCCTCGAACGGCGGGTCTGGCAGTACCGGGACCTTGTCGGCCTCCCTGCCGGCTTCTTCCACCTCTAGCACCACCAGCACCATATTAGCCAACAAGCCGTACATCGCAGCGGTGCGGCCGGGGAGGACGTCGAAAAAAGACGAGCACAGCGGCGAGTCTGACCCCCCCGCGTCCAGGGTCTTCCGAGCCTCTCGGACGTTGCAGCCCCCGCCGGGTACTTTTTACAAGCCCCCGCAGAGCGTCAGAACGAAGCAGCCAGAGGAGCCGGGGGCGCAGACCGGCGGCGAAGCAGCAGCCGGCGCGGAGCAGACGGCTGCGGCGGGGGAGGAGCCCATAGACGCGTCCCCCGTCGCCCCCCCGCAGCCTCAGTCTGCCGGCTCCAGCCCCGAAGAGCTCAGCCAAAGCGAAGCCAAGCCAGTGTACCAGAGACTCCGCCCACGGCGCCTGCAGGAATACGAACACAGGGAAGCACATTTTGTGTGA